GGTTTTGGTTTCCACGCAGGATTCTGGTGTGTGGGAGGCCAGGCAGGCAGGATTTGCTGCTGGGGGCAAGTTCTGTCTGCACTGCCCCGGGCAGGCGGCACtcagagggcagagctggggctcctctcacccctgtccccaggtgccctgggAATGGCTCCGTCCAGGGCTTGGACCAGGACCTCCAGACCCCATGGTGCTGTTGACCCTGGTGGGGCTGGCAGGTGCAGGGGGTCTGAAACAGCTTCCCAGCATGGAGGTCTGGAGGGGGTTATCCCACAGGGATgtgcagccagcctggagctccTTGCGTTATTTGAGGTGGGTCCCAGGTATGGATCCTCCTGAGCCGGCTCTGACTGTGAGCTGACAGAATCCGTGGGGGCTTCTGAGCCCCTCTCGGGTCAGTTTGCTTTCATCGCACTCTGGAACCTCTGCAGGCCCTGGGGTTTGTGGGAACACCCCCAGGCTGGTTCCGTGGGGGCTGGGGAAgctccctgcttcccttcccctctcGCTGCCGGGAGGCCCCTCTTGCCGTGTGTCTATTTTTATCCGTGTGTGATGGATGGGGCCGGGGTGTGATGATGTCATGTGTTGTTGCACAGCTCACTCTGTGTCGAGGTTGAAGGTTTAGGTGCCAAAACATCTTCCCGCTGCTCCGTCTGTCTGAGCACGTTTGTCCGTGCACTCTGGGGGCCGACGTGGCCGGCACAGGGCTCCGGAGGATCCATTTATGGGGCTGAGTTGCACCAGGCTTTAACCTGCcctgtcctgcagctgctcaccTGCAGCAGGTGTGGACATGCCGCAGGTGTCAGCAGGTGACTCAGGTGTGTGAATTAGGGGGGTGCAGGTCAGCAGGAATCCAACACATGCGATCAGAGCAATCCCGGGAGAGGGGCAGAGCAGTTTTCTGGGACTGCTTCCACATCTGGTGCTGCTGAGAACATCCCCGCCATCCCCCCGGGGCACGGGGCGGGCCtgagagctgggagaggggctgcagccTTTGGAATGGCTCGTTCTGCTCgttccagccctgcctgtgttTCTGCTGGGCAGGAAACACGTCTCCAGCTCTTCCTTAAGTGCTTCCAGAAGCGGGAAGGGAGCCAGTGCCTGTGTGGAGGTGAGGCTGACCACGGGAGCCATGGGCGTTGCTTGGATGAGGGCATTGGCTGGAGCTGACCACAgctaaaaatgggaattttggtcTGAATCCACTCGGGAAGGCTCACCCACCCTTGGAGTGGGGGGTGCAGGGAATGGCAGCCGAGGGGCAGAACGGGGGCAGAGGCTGAGCCATGAGTGGGGCAGGGGATGGGTCACGGCAGGTGGGAGAGCACAGCCATGGGATTTGGGACAGACCACGGGATGTAGGACAGACCAAGGACAGGCCACGGGCTGAGGGACAAGCCCCTGGAAagggctgtgcagccctggcacagctgcccagggcaggggggagtCCCCATCTCTGGGGGGATTTAACATCCCTGTGGATTTGGCACCAGGGAACATGGGTTGGTGGtggcctgggctgtgctggggggacggttggactcagtgggcccagAGGGGTTTTCCAACCTCAGCAATTCCATGATTCAGTGATTCTCAGGGCAGAGATAACAAAGGGAGGTGGGGGTCAGGGCCCTGAGAGCACTGTCAGCAGCTGCTCGCACCGGAGCTGGCTGGTTGTGTTTTGGAGGACAATTATAGTTGGGAGCAGGCCAGCTGGATTTTGGAGCAGAGTGATTGTATTTGGGAACAGGCCAGTTggatttgggagcagagcaatTGCATTTTGGAGCAGGCTGGGTAGATTTGGGAGCAGAGGGATTGTATTTGGGAGCAGAGTAATTGTATTTttggagcaggctggttggatTTGGGAGACAGCTGGATTTTGGAGCAGAGGGATCGGATTttggagcaggctggttggatTTGGGAGCAGGCTGGTTGTATTTTGGAGACAGAAAGTTGTATTTTGGAGCAGAGGGGATGTATTTTTGAGCAGGCTGGCTGGGTTTTGGAGGCAGGTGTTGGACTTTGCCCATTGTCTGTAGCTGGTCATGCACAAAGGGCACCTGGTTTGTATCAGACCCTGCtggccctcagcagctcctgggagaaTTCACTGCTGCTCCGTAAGGCCCTGGTCAGGGTTTCCTGACTCCTGGCCCCACTCACAAGGGTGGCAGCTGAGCTGGTGGAGCTCCTGGTGGGGACGGTGTGGGTACACCCGGTGCTGAGTGTGGCTGAGACCCCAATCCCAGAGTCTCCATGTCCTGAACCCTGTGCTTGGCTGATGGGGAATTCCCCGCTTCTCCAGGCTGTGCTTTCACTTTGAAATCTCTGCTGGTTCCTTCAGCCCCCATCCCTCTGTGATCCCACTGCTGTCCAGGATCCTCCCCAAGACCCCCAGAGGAGCCCCatccccaggcagagctggccgAGGCCCCTGTCCCACTCCCCATGCTGAGGGGACGCTGGTGGACGttgggggatgggatgggcagTTCCTGGTGAGGTGAGGAGGGGACAGCCCATGTCAAACTTTTGGCAGAACCTCTCCCACccagggaggatgaggagggaggaCATCATGACCCCACGAGGACTTTGGGCTGCAGGACCATCTCCTGGCTGTCACAGAGGGAGGAGTTCGGGCTGTCATGTCACAGCTGGGGAGTTCCCTGTCCCAACAACCTTTAACACTTTTCTGAGATTTGATTAAAGCAAAGATGTGGAACCAGTTCAGTGGAAAATTGGACAAACCTTCATTGTAACAGTTTGGTTTGTTCCTTTTTACCTTCCAGGTCAAATCTTTCATGAGGAGAAGTGTAACAGATGGAGCTGGTGCCAGGTGTGACCTCTGGAGTTGGGGAGAaggtgctggggaccccagggcTCTGTTGCTGAGCCCTTTCTTTGTGCTGTTGGGACAAACCAGGACAATTTGCACTCCCCAGCAgatcccagcagcagcaaagccaaaAAGGAAACTTCTGTCCCCTGTGACAGCCTGGATGCTGCACACGTGGGACAGAGACACGAGCAGTGCCCTGTCTGCCCCAGAGACTGGAGTGTGCTGGGAGTTGTAAGGGGGAACATGGGCTCTCAGAGccaaattaatttaatatttttatcagCAGCTTTGTCAATAAACACCAGGTGCGGTGAGCGGGCTGAGTTGAGGGAGCGCAGAGGGCCGGGACAGGTGACATTGAAGCTGGAGGAACAGTCATGGGACCATCAGGAATGGGCCCGAATGCAGAGTCATGCCCTGGAGTCACTGAACAAACAGTTACGCCATGAAGCGTAGGACACAGGGGTGATTAAAGAGGAAAAGGCCTGTGTGGGCTCAGCAGACTCAGGAGGGATGTGGGCTCAGGGTAATGAGGCCGTGGCATGTTCTCAGCTGCCCCAGGAGGTGTTTCCAGAGGGGCAGGTGGTGCCGGCGGCTAGACAGGGCTCCGTGTGCAGCCCGAGCACCAGCCATGCCAAAACCCCACAGATTCGCTGCGGAAAAGGGGCAGAGACACAACTGAGGGAGGAacgcagagcaggagcagctctggcaggacagATGTGCTGGGAGATAaaactgcccagggcagccttATCGGAAACAAACAGGGGGCCAGAGTGGGTCTGCTTCAGCTGATGGAGGGGTTTGCATGTGAGGAGATTGGGCTGGACACTCAGAGAACATTtgtggctgctggaaaaggaaGGGCAGAGCCTGCCTGCTCCGCATGAAGGTTCCTGGGGAAGGTGCTGCCATCGGAACCCGGCCTGGGAGCGCCCTGCCAGCCCCGTGGGCTGTGTCCAGGTGGGCTGGGGCCTCCAGGGGGGCAATGGGCCAGGCTGGCACCACGTCCCACACTCGAGGGCACCGCTGCAGAGGTGTGTGCCCCTGTGGGTCCCagaagagggacttttcacaagggccTGCAGTGACAGGGGACAAGGGGGGGACagctttgtgctgaaaaagagtagatttagattggatattgggaagaaatccttccctgtgagcatggtgaggccctggcacaggttgcccagagcagctgtggctgcccctggatccctggaagtgttccaggccaggctggatggggcttggagcaacctgggatactggaaagtgtccctgcccagggcagggggtggaacgggATGAGCTTTAGTGTTCCTTCtcaccaaaccattccatgagtccgtgattctgtgatcagcctgcagggaaagctgctgtGGGCACTGCCCCTGCTTTCCCACTCACGCCCGTGGGCACAGCGAGGGATTTGTTGGTTTCCTGTTGCTTTTCCGGCAGGTCAGGTCCCGTCCTGGAGCTTTTTCTGTCCCCCACCTCTTCTCCCACAGCACTGAGGCGTTTCCCGGTGCATCCGCTGTGGTGCGACATTCCCGCAGGGATGGAGCTCCCGCTGCCCGACCCTTCAGTTCTCCCCCGTGCCCCCGGGAGCGCTCGGAGACTGCTCCGATTCGTTCCGTTATGCAACGAGCTTTTAGCTATGCAAATGTATTCAGCGCTCCCCTCGCACAacctcctgttttctttcagctgcttttttggAAATCCAGCACTTCCTGTGGGAGTGCAACCCGAGTCCCCGGAGCCGTCTGGAGCCCTCCCAACCTCAGCTCCCCGGGCAGGCTGAAGCTGGCGCCGGGTCCCTGCAGATCCTACCCCACCCTGGCTGCGAGCCCTCCCTACCCATCCGACACCACCCCAGCCCTCGGCGTGTCCCGGTGCCAGAGGCACAGGCTGGTGTCCAGCCCCTGCCGGgaacagggacacggggggggctGCAGTGTCACCCCGTCCCGTCCATGGCATcagctgccagccggtgggtgGGACATGGTGAGGGGACGTGGTGTGGGGAAAAGGCACGGACATGGCAGCAccgccccagtgtccccacggTGTTGGTGGCTCTGGGAATGACTGAAACAGCCACCTCTCCTCTTGGCTAGCAGCCCTGATGGGTTTTCCTCCATGACTTACTCCAAATGCTGTGTGAGTCCACGGGAACTTTTAGCTCCCAGGACATCCTGCACGGGAAGTTCCTCGGCCTAGACACCCCGAGTGTGCAGAATTCCTTCCCTCAGCCTCAGCTGGTCTCATGCTGGATTGGGAATAAGCCATGATCCTTGGGCTGGAGAGGACATGGAGCACATAGCTGCTGTGCCATCCACCCTGGGCATTTCTCCATCCAAGGAGACCActcatcctccctctccttcccagtgCCTCATCATTCTTGTGCTTCTCAGAGTCCTCACGAGGTGGGACAGTGGGATGGGACaaatggatgggatgggatcgaTGAGATGGGACAAACGGATGGGATGGGACAATGAGATGggacaatgggatgggatgagatgggacAATGAGATGGGACAAAGGGATGGGAGGAGATGGGACAATGAGATGGGACAAagggttgggatgggatgggattgatgaGATGGGACAAACAGATGGGATGGGACAATGAGATGGGACAATGAGATGGACAAacagatgggatgggatgagatggATCAATGAGATATGACAATGAGATGggacaatgggatgggatgggattgatgaGATGGAACAACGGAATGGGACCATCAGATGGGACAAacagatgggatgggatgagatggAACAATGGGATATGACAATGAGATgggacagtgggatgggatgggatgggacaatgggatgggatgagatgggacAATGAGATGGGACAATAAGATAGGACAATGGGATGggacaatgggatgggatgggacaatGAGATGggacaatgggatgggatgagatgggacAAAGGGATGGGACAATGAGATGGGACAATGGGATGAGATGGGAGAATGAGATGAGACAATGGGATGGGACAATAAGCGCCCCAGGATCTGTCGTCCTTTTCTGTGCTCCCTTCCTAGGAATTTTCAGCATCCTCGTTCCCTCTGTGGAGCAGCGCCCCATGCCCTGCGTGCAGTGTCCTCGTGCTCCGTGGAGGCACCACCGCTCCTGTGGGTGCCCCCAGCCACCTCTCACTGTCACAGGTGTCATTGCCCTGGCACCAGTGTCTCTCTCCTTCAGTGCTCATGTGCCACAAGCTCAAGCAGCCCAGAGACCCTCGCAGCCCCACCCTGCAGTCCAGGGACCCCTGTGGCCCCATTCTGCAGCAGAACTGAGGGACAGGTCACGTCTCCATGTCCCACAGGCCACCACAGCCCCAGATGCTGGCCCCGCTGTGCAGCAGGGCCGGGGTCCCAGCTGTCCTGAACATGAGGTGTCTGTCCCTCCGTGGCTCTCCTGGGGCCGGGTgttgctgcccacagcccccgcCCTGGGGTCTCTGCCTGCTCCCACCCAGGGCACTCTCCAGCCCACCTGACTTGGGTGGTGGCTCCACGTGTCCCTGTCCTTGGTGAGTGCCTCTGCATGCACGGTGCAGTCCCAAGGCTCCTGGACATCCCCAGAGCCCCTCTGGGAAAGCTCTGCTGGGCAAAAGAAATCTTAGCACAACCAGAGTTAAGACAGCAGGAGTTTAACCAAGTGCCCACCCCACTCCACACACGGGTTTGTCGCCGCTGTGACACACGGAGGGGCGTGGAGAGCCAAGTCCCACAGGTGCCCAGGACCCTCCTCTGCCGGGGTTGGTGTTAGTGGTGCCAGGGGCGGCTCTTCTCACGCCGGGGGCCggtggtgatggtggtggtgatggtgaTTCTGTTCACTGTCAGCCCTCCTGAGGGGTAGGTGTCGAGATGTGCCTCCCGCCTGTACTCGGAGACCTGCTTGGAGGACAGGAGCTCCCACACCGACACCCTGCGCTCCTGGGATGGGCCAAACGTGATGTAGGAGCCCTCAGAACGCAGAAGATCCACGGTGTGCGCAGGAAGGGCCCCAAAGTGCTTTTCATGGCCATCAATGGCGATGCTGCTGGTgatgctgagcagctcctggatGGGGAGCATCCCCCCACGgtacagctccagcagctcctgcctcttctCCTCGGGGATGTGGTGGGAGAAGAGCAGGTCCCAGAGGGAGATCTGCCTGCCCTGGAACTCCCCCACTGACACCTCGGCTGTGGTGGCCTTCAGGGTCTcttcccaagccctgtccccgtGCAGGGGGGTGGGTTCAGCCTCTGtggctgctggctctgccctgggctcattcacaggtgctgctggctctgccctctctgctgctgcttctgctgctgcccggGTCACAATGGTGCTGGCAACGGTCTTCACCTGCTCCAGGGTTAACTCACCTGCCTCATacagctccaggagctccttcCTGTTCTCATCGGGGATGTAGTGGGAGTGGAGCAGGTCCCACAGGGAGACCCTGTGGCCCCGAAACTCCCCAACCTCAATGTCGACCACTGTGGTTTTTAAGGCTGTTTCCCACGGTTCCTCTTTGGGGGGATAAtccccctcctctcctgctgctgtcacagcGTCCTGGTTGGAACTCTTGACTGTAATTCGGAATTTCCTGTCTGTAGATTCTTTTTTCTCAATGAGAGTGGTGACAACAAATTTTAACTGCTCCAATGCCAATGTCCCTGCACGgtacagctccagcagctcctgcctcttctCCTCGGGGATGTGGTGGGAGAAGAGCAGGTCCCAGAGGGAGATCTGCCTGCCCTGGAACTCCCCCACTGACACCTCGGCTGTGGTGGCCTTCAGGGTCTcttcccaagccctgtccccgtGCAGGGGGGTGGGTTCAGCCTCTGtggctgctggctctgccctgggctcattcacaggtgctgctggctctgccctctctgctgctgcttctgctgctgcccggGTCACAATGGTGCTGGCAACGGTCTTCACCTGCTCCAGGGTTAACTCACCTGCCTCATacagctccaggagctccttcCTGTTCTCATCGGGGATGTAGTGGGAGTGGAGCAGGTCCCACAGGGAGACCCTGTGGCCCCGAAACTCCCCAACCTCAATGTCAACCACTGTGGTTTTTAAGGCTGTTTCCCACGGTTCCTCTTTGGGGGGATCAtccccctcctctcctgctgctctcacAGCGTCCTGGTTGGAACTCTTGACTGTAATTCGGAATTTCCTGCCTGTagattcttttttcttaatgaGGGTGCTGACAACAGTTGTCATCTGCTCCAGACTTAATAACCTTTCATGgtacagctccagcagctcctgcctcttctCCTCGGGGATGTGGTGGGAGAAGAGCAGGTCCCAGAGTGAGACCTGCTTTCCCCGCAGCTCCCCAGCTGGCACACTGATGGTGGTGGACTTCAAGGAGTCATCCAGGTGTGCTGAACAATTGTCTTCATCCTCCCCTGCCACTGCCGCTGCCCTGTGTGGGCTCCTGGCATTTGCCACAAGCTTGGCGTTCGCAGCTTCTGTTCGGTTAACGATGGTGGTGACCACAGTGGCCACCTGCTCCGTGGTCAGTATCCCTGCCCTatacagctccagcagctcctgccgcTTCCCCTGAGGGACGTATTTGGAAAAGAGCAGGTCCAGCACAGAAATGTTTTGCCCCCGGAACTCCCCAGCAGTGACACGAACGGTTGCAGACTTCAAGGACTTTCTCAACTGTTGCTCCTGGGACTGTGTGTCCTGAGCCGGGGGTGACGCCCTCACCTTATTATTGGGTTTGGCTGTGCATGAGCCCAGAGCCCCGTTTTCCCTTTCTGCTCCCGTGATGGTGGCAGTGAGGACGGTCATCATCTGCAGGATGGTCATTGTCCCCGCCTTGTATTTCCTCAGGAGCTCCTCTCTCTGGTGGTCAGGGACGTAGCGGGAGAAGAGGAGCTCCCAGACGCTGACGCTCTGGCCCTGGAAGAGCCCCACCGCCAGGGTGGTGCGGGCGGCCTGCAGGGCTTTGCGGGCATCCTCGGTCAGCTGGTAGAGCACGGAGCCCTTGTCCATCAGCTGCAGCATGAGCAGCCCCGTGTCTGGGTCCGGCACGCAGCGGCGCAGCAGCTGCAGGTACGTCAGGTTCTCGTGGGTGTTGGGGTCGAAGCAAGTTCTTGTTTGATTCTCGGGGTCAGAGAGGAACTGGCTCATCTCCTGGTCAAAGTAGCCACGCTTGTAGGCCACCTccggggggacacggtggccgTGCACGGGGTCGATGATGCCGCCGGTGGCGATCTGGGCCTGGAGCAGGCGGATGGCATGTTCCCTGACGATAAATTCCTTCTTCATGGCCTGGAACAGGGAGATCCTGTGTCCAGTGTAGGGCTCTGTGTACCCTGTCACGGCTCCCTCCGCTGAGAGCAGCTTCTCGTAGAAGTCCCGACCGATGAGTCCCTGAGCCAGCGCCTCTTTTACCGAGAGCTGCTCATTCCTCACGGGGTCTGTGAGCAGTCCAGATGCTGCCTgtgcctccagcagcaccagtgccGTGCCCGGGGTCAGCAGCCCCCTCATCATGGCTTCGTAGATACTCAGCTTCTTGTGCTTGGCCTGGATGAAGACTCCAGCGATGAAGTTACTCCCACCCCCACCCATCTCTTTGTGTTCACCTGCAGCCAGGttgctccctgtgctgctcaaCTTGTTGTTCTGGGAGCATCCACTCATCTTCTGCATCATCTCTGGGGAAGAATCCTGCTCCTGTGGGGCACTGAGTGTGTCTGAGGAGGGAGAAACAAACAGAGCCTGTGGTAAGACACAAGTCCGTGTGCAGTTTTCACAGTGGGTGTGGAGGAAACCTCTCCCTGGAGGTGGCCGCAGGAGCCCAGGGAGAAGCGAGGAGTGGCATCTGGGGctttgctgctccctcagagcaaTCCTAGGGCCAGAGTGCATCTGGGGTGGGCAGAGAGCTCTGAGGACACACCATAGGTTCGTGACAGACATGTGCCATGCAAAGAAGCATAATCTCAGCAGCATGGACACCTTGGCCTCCCTCCAGCCCCCTGAGGACCCACCTGCTCTCTCAGAGCCCAACGCTGCCTCAAACCTCTGGCCTCAACCACTTTTCTTTCCTGGGTGACACAACCACCACTCACTTTTGGGCTGATACCACTGGGTGCTAGCACGAGGCAGGAGCACTGCCTACCccactgctccctccctgctccctggagctgccctggggcagGCAGATTTGGCTGGTGGTCTCTTCCCAAGCTCAGGTCATGCCAAGAGACAGCAGTGGCTTCCTGACACAATGCCACAGCCTCAGAGAGGTGCTGGCTGGTGCTGACAGTAATTTTCTGCCCTCTGAGACCGTCGCCCTGGCTGGCCCTGTGCTGGTCACGGGCTGGCTGTGAGCATGGTAGGACACAGGGTGacaggcacagcccagcacacggCTCTCCGTGGGGATCTTCCTGGGTGCTGTGTGATCCCACACCACCCTGGCAGTCCACAGGACACAGGAACAGTCTTAGGAATGGATGAGTGGCTGTTCAGATCCACGGGCAGCAGCTGGTCTGAGCTGAGAGAAACTTTCCCTCTGGCTGTgccgctgctgcagctggggtgggTCTCTGGGTTCTCCAGGTCTCTGCTTGTTCTAAGGCCACCAGGTGGgaagagaccccaaaccccatcctaTCACCCTCCTGTCCTGCAAAACTGGGCTCTGTATGATTTAATGCAGCAATCACAGACCtatcatggaatcccaggatAGCTGGGGTGGGAAGAGAACTTAAAActcatctcgttccaccccctgccttgggcagggatgccacccactCACGGGATGTCTCACATGTTGTCACTTGGTCCCCTTGGGAAGCCCTGTAAACAAACTTTCAGCATCTCCAACACTATGCAGTGATGAGGCCACAGTCTTGTAAAAACAGCAGAATCGAAACCCAAAGGATTTCTTTGGGAACACCCATCTCCCGTAAACTGTGGTGAGTGACATTAATGACACGTTTAACTCATTATCAAGGTCAGAGCTTAAGTCTCTGATGTTTACCTAACTGATTGGAAAGTCTCTGAGTCATTGCTTTTGATCCATTTAAATATTGGATTGATGCATCACGATTGGGGAGAGATTTATCCCATcagtcccagcccagcccttgcTCTCCGGGGACCCTGCCCGCGGCTCTGTCCCACCTTGTGCCTCCAGCCCCTGGCAGCCgtttctctccctccctgcccgacTCCGAGGATGCAGCTGGGAGGCGATGGGCTGGTTGTGCTGcctgctggggtggcactgggtccCGGAGTGCGGTGTTACACCCTGGAGCCAGCGACACCTTTGTAGGACACGGATGTCGTGTGAACACCCTGCACGGCAAAATCGTTTCCCAACTGCAGCCTGTCATTAGCTGGTCTCTAATCAGCCTCCTGATgccggggctgggctgcacacgcagctcccggggcaggggctggctggCTCTGCAAGCTGTcgcagcagcccagcccaggaggcTCCAGTGGAAGCGGTTTTCCAGCCGGAGCGAGCCAGGGTGGCCCCACAGCGCGggggtccccagccctgcccacgcccCGGGGAGGGGAATCACACCagtgcccccagcccagcactcGCTCGCAGCCTCCTCGCCGGGCTCCGGGCCGAGCCCCACTGCTCCAGCCACGGCCTCCGGCCCCCGGTGCCGCCGGGCTCAGGCGGGTCCCACAGCTCCGGCTGTTTCCCTCCCGCATCCCAGTTCAGCTGAAGCATTGGCGACACAAAACACATCacgcagagcagcagctccagtcaGCCTTGGTGCCACTCGGTCACTTTGTCCCTTCCCAGAAAGGACCAAGTTCTGCCTGGAGATCTCCTGCTCACCCATCCCCAGAGTTTCAGCAGCCACCTCCTCTCCGTGCTGGAGTTTGGGATAGAGGTGAGGTCCCCTCTTCCCGTGCAGGTCCCCTCTTCCCGTGCAGGCCCCCTGTGATGGCCTCGGTGACCCCCAGGTGGGCTCGGTCCTACCTCCTGGACGTGTATCCAGAGCGGCTGGATCGCCAGCAGGCTCcggtcctcctcctcctcccgccgaCTGCCAGCCAGGTGAGCAGAGGAGGCAAGTGCCCAATTTAAATCCTTCCCTCCCCCGCCCCTGGGGACGGCAGGGAGGCCCTGCCCTGTGCTGACACACCGGAGCATACCTGGGATACGGACCTGCATTGACCACGGAGCCACAGCCCAGGACCCCGGgggtggcaggggctggggcacgGGGAGCAGTCCCGCTGCAAGACGTGGGACACGTCTCTTTCCAGGAGGCTTCTGGACTTAGCCACCGCTTTTTTCTGACAGCACAGCTGCTTGTGGACAGCCCTGCCCATGGTCCCAGCTGCCACGGGGGTCTCCACGGATCTGGGCTTGTTGGATCTGCCTTTGCCCCGCCTGAGTCCCTTGGCTGgttgggagctgcagccagcatcctgcagctgtccctgcaCCCCGGCCGGGACAGAGACCAAGCCTGTCCCTGTAGCCATGCCTGGGCTGACAGAGAAGGGACAGTGTTGGCCACGGATGTGCATGGGAACACTCGTGACAGTGTCTGTGCTCCTGTCAACCTGCACAGGTGTCTGTGCCTcggtgtgtgtgtgactgtgtggGCTCTGGTGTGACTCTGTGTGCAGGTGACTCCCTGTGAGTGGGGACACGTGTGACAGAGAGTGTGCAAAGTGTGGGTGGCTCCCTGCGAGTGGGGACACGTGTGACAGTGTGTGTGCAAAGTGTGGGTGGCTCCCTGCGAGTGGGGACACGTGTGACAGTGCGTGTGCAAGGCGTGGGTGACTCCCCGTGAGTGGGGACACGTGTGACAGTGCGTGTGCAAGGCGTGGCTGAGGCAGCACGGACAGCTGCCAGCAGCCGGGTGTGTGACTGCCCCGCGTGGCCGTGACTCGGTGCCCCGCGTGCAGGAGGGGCTGCCGGCTCCGGC
This genomic interval from Aphelocoma coerulescens isolate FSJ_1873_10779 chromosome 2, UR_Acoe_1.0, whole genome shotgun sequence contains the following:
- the LOC138105552 gene encoding epiplakin-like; translated protein: MMQKMSGCSQNNKLSSTGSNLAAGEHKEMGGGGSNFIAGVFIQAKHKKLSIYEAMMRGLLTPGTALVLLEAQAASGLLTDPVRNEQLSVKEALAQGLIGRDFYEKLLSAEGAVTGYTEPYTGHRISLFQAMKKEFIVREHAIRLLQAQIATGGIIDPVHGHRVPPEVAYKRGYFDQEMSQFLSDPENQTRTCFDPNTHENLTYLQLLRRCVPDPDTGLLMLQLMDKGSVLYQLTEDARKALQAARTTLAVGLFQGQSVSVWELLFSRYVPDHQREELLRKYKAGTMTILQMMTVLTATITGAERENGALGSCTAKPNNKVRASPPAQDTQSQEQQLRKSLKSATVRVTAGEFRGQNISVLDLLFSKYVPQGKRQELLELYRAGILTTEQVATVVTTIVNRTEAANAKLVANARSPHRAAAVAGEDEDNCSAHLDDSLKSTTISVPAGELRGKQVSLWDLLFSHHIPEEKRQELLELYHERLLSLEQMTTVVSTLIKKKESTGRKFRITVKSSNQDAVRAAGEEGDDPPKEEPWETALKTTVVDIEVGEFRGHRVSLWDLLHSHYIPDENRKELLELYEAGELTLEQVKTVASTIVTRAAAEAAAERAEPAAPVNEPRAEPAATEAEPTPLHGDRAWEETLKATTAEVSVGEFQGRQISLWDLLFSHHIPEEKRQELLELYRAGTLALEQLKFVVTTLIEKKESTDRKFRITVKSSNQDAVTAAGEEGDYPPKEEPWETALKTTVVDIEVGEFRGHRVSLWDLLHSHYIPDENRKELLELYEAGELTLEQVKTVASTIVTRAAAEAAAERAEPAAPVNEPRAEPAATEAEPTPLHGDRAWEETLKATTAEVSVGEFQGRQISLWDLLFSHHIPEEKRQELLELYRGGMLPIQELLSITSSIAIDGHEKHFGALPAHTVDLLRSEGSYITFGPSQERRVSVWELLSSKQVSEYRREAHLDTYPSGGLTVNRITITTTITTGPRREKSRPWHH